Proteins from a genomic interval of Musa acuminata AAA Group cultivar baxijiao chromosome BXJ1-9, Cavendish_Baxijiao_AAA, whole genome shotgun sequence:
- the LOC135593513 gene encoding HMG1/2-like protein, whose product MKRGKSKADAPKKADSKLSVKKGPERASKKPRKSKADKDPNKPKRPASAFFVFMEEFRKSFKEKNPNNKSVSVVGKAGGDKWKSLSEAEKAPYVAKAAKFKTEYTKKIAAYNKNQSGGGSHAAGDEDESDKSKSEVNDDEEDEEGTEEEEEDDE is encoded by the exons ATGAAACGGGGTAAATCGAAGGCGGATGCCCCCAAGAAGGCCGATAGCAA ACTTTCGGTCAAGAAGGGACCGGAACGGGCTAGTAAAAAGCCGAGGAAGTCGAAGGCGGACAAGGATCCCAACAAGCCTAAGAGGCCTGCCAGCGCCTTCTTCGTCTTCAT GGAAGAATTCAGGAAGTCATTCAAGGAGAAGAATCCGAACAACAAGTCGGTCTCTGTG GTTGGTAAAGCCGGCGGAGACAAGTGGAAATCCCTGTCAGAAGCT GAAAAGGCTCCTTATGTGGCCAAGGCGGCTAAGTTTAAGACGGAGTATACCAAGAAGATAGCTGCATATAATAAGAATCAG TCTGGGGGAGGAAGTCATGCTGCCGGGGACGAAGACGAGTCTGACAAATCCAAGTCTGAGGTGAATGATGACGAAGAGGATGAAGAGGGAACCGAGGAG GAAGAGGAGGATGATGAGTGA